The DNA region AATCAGCACCGGTGAAGCCTGGTTTGATGAGGCGATGCTGACCGGCGAAGCGGTGCCGCAGACCAAAGGTTCGGGTGCGGCGATCTTTGCCGGTACCCTGGTGCAGGATGGATCGGTCACCTTCGTCGCCCGGGCGACCGGCAACGATACCACCCTCTCGCGCATTATCCGGCTGGTACGTCAGGCGCAAAGCAGCAAACCGGATGTGGGGCGGCTGGCCGACCGCATCTCTGCCGTATTCGTGCCCGTTGTGGTGCTGATCGCCCTGCTGAGCGGCGCGGTCTGGTATCTGTTCGGGCCGCAGCCGCAGATCGCCTACATGCTGGTGATTGCCACAACCGTACTGATTATCGCCTGCCCCTGCGCGCTGGGCCTGGCGACTCCCATGTCAATTATTGCCGGTGTAGGCCGCGCGGCCGAGCTGGGCGTGCTGGTGCGCGATGCAGACGCCCTGCAGCGTGCCAGCGAGATCGACACCCTGGTCTTTGATAAAACCGGCACGCTGACGGCAGGCACACCGCAGGTCAGTGAGGTGCTGACCTGGGGCGGAGCCCGCCGCGAAGACGTGCTGAACACGGCGGCGGCGCTGGAACTGACCTCGGGTCATCCGCTGGCGAAAGCCATCGTGGAGGCCGCAAAACAGCCCCACGCTCCCGGATTAACGCAATTTCGTACAATACGTGGCAAAGGGGTCAGCGGTACGCTGGATGGCAGAACGCTGCTGCTGGGCAACGTCGCGCTGCTGCAGGACAACGGCGTGGACTGCTGGGCGGCAGAAGCAGAGATAGCGCGCCTGACGCAACAGGGTGCCACGCCAGTCTTACTGGCCGAACAGGGTCAGCTCACTGGCCTGATGGCATTGCGCGATGCGCTGCGGCCAGAGAGCGGTGCGGCGCTGAAACGCCTGCATCAGCAGGGCTATCGCCTGATTATGCTGACCGGCGATCATGAGAAGACCGCGCGTGCTATTGCTGACGAAGCCGGAATCGATGAGGTGATTGCGGGGGTGCTGCCGGAAGGCAAAGCCAGGGCCATCGCGCAGTTACAGCAGCAGGGTCGTCGCGTCGCGATGGTGGGCGACGGCATCAACGATGCGCCAGCGCTGGCGCAGGCCGATGTGGGGATAGCGATGGGCGGCGGCAGTGATGTGGCGGTCGAAACCGCAGGCATTACGCTGATGCGCGCCGATCTTAACGGCGTGGCGGATGCGTTAGCCCTCTCTTCTGCCACGCTGCGCAATATCCGGCAGAACCTGTTTGGCGCATTTATCTATAACAGCATCGGTATTCCGGTGGCGGCCGGGGTGCTTTATCCGCTGACCGGTACCCTGCTCAGCCCGATTGTGGCGGGTGCCGCGATGGCGCTCTCCTCCATCACCGTGGTCAGCAATGCCAACCGGCTGCTGCGTTACCGGCCGCCGCGTCCGTAATCCCGTTTCAGCGCTGTTTTTCACGCGCTGAAGTCGCTAGCATGGGGTTTTGAATCGCTAAGGAACGGGAATGTCAGGCAACGTTTGGCGCTCACTGCGCGGCTTTTTCAGCCAACTTTTTCCCGCCAGTTATCGCTGGCCTGCGATGGATGTCCGGCTTGGCGATCGTCATCTGCATCTGGTTGGCAGCATCCATATGGGCACGCGCGATATGCAGCCGCTGCCCGCCCGCCTGCTGCGTCAGCTACAGCAGGCGGATGCACTGATTGTGGAAGCCGATATTACCCAGGGAGGCTCCCCCTTTGATCATCGCGGCGATCGTCCGGCGCTCTCTGCCCGTCTGGACAGCCATGCGATGCAGAGCCTGACCGCGCTGTGTCAGGAGATGAGTCTGGATCTGAGCCTGTTGGATCATCTGCCGGCCTGGCAGGTCGCGCTGATGCTGCAGGCTCAGCAGGCCCAGCGGCTGGGATTGCGTCCGGACTACGGCATCGATTATCAGCTTTTACAGGCGGCTAAGGGACTTAACAAGCCGGTGATTGAACTGGAAGGGGCCGATGCGCAGATCGCCCTGCTGACCGCGCTGCCGGATGATGGCATGGCGCTGTTGCAGGACACGCTGCAACACTGGCACACCAACGCGCGACTGCTGCAGATGATGGTGAGCTGGTGGCTGGATACGCCACCACGTCAGCCCGAAATCACCCTGCCTGCTACCTTCAGCCAGGCGCTGAACGAGACGCTGATCGGGCAGCGTAATGCGCAGTGGTGTCACCGGCTGCGGGCGCTGGCGGCGGGAAACTATGTGGTGGCGGTCGGTGCCCTGCACCTCTATGGTGAAGACAATCTGCCGGCGATGCTGAAGCGGCCCTGAAAAAAAGAGAGCCGATAACATTATCGGCCCGTCAAAGAGGAATTTGTTTATGATTCTGGTTATCGCTCAGCAATCGGATTGCTGGCGCGCGGCCAATTTTCACTCAAAGCACAAACTTTCGCCACCTTTTTCCCTGTTTAAGCGTAATAAGATTTTTCTGAGTAAGGAACCTGTATGACGCCCGCCGTAAAATTGCTGGAAAAACAGAAGGTCAGCTTCACGCTTCACCCTTATGAACATGACAGCAGCGAAACCCATTTTGGTGATGAAGCGGTCCGGAAACTGAATCTGGACGCGCGTCAGGTGTTTAAAACGCTGCTGGTGGCGCTGAATGGTGAGGCGAAACAGCTGGCCGTCGCGGTCACGCCGGTACCCACCCAGCTGGATCTGAAAAAGGTGGCGAAGGCGCTGGGCGCAAAAAAGGCTGAGATGGCCGATCCGCAACTGGCACAGCGGGTAACGGGCTATCTGGTGGGGGGGATCAGCCCGCTCGGCCAGAAAAAACGGCTGCCGACAGTGATCGATCACTCCGCCCGCGCATTCAACGCCATGTTTATCTCCGGCGGCAAACGCGGGCTGGATATCGAACTGGCACCTGAAGATCTGGCCCGCCTGCTGGATGCCCCCTTTGCCGATATCGCCCGCCACGACTAAACCCGGGGCTGAGCGCAGAGCTGGTCGATCATCCAGCGCCCCGCCGGGCCGGGTGGGGTGCGTCGTGACCAGACCACCTCCACCGCGATATGCTGCGGCCAGCCTGGCATCGACAGCTCCTTCAGGACGCCATGCCCGAACTGTTTCACCAGCCAGCGCGGCAGAATCGTCCAGCCAAACCCCTGCTCCGCCATCTCCAGCAGCAGCAGATAGGTTGGCGCTGACCAGATACGCCCGGTCGGCGCGGGTTCAGCGGCCTCCACCCAGGTGTTTAACCGCAGGTGCCGCACCCCTTCCAGTTCGCTTTCGCTGAGGGTGGTATGCCGCGCCAGTGGATGGTCGCGATGTAAAAAGACCGCCATCTGCGCCTCAACCTGCAGGCGTGCCACCGCGATATCCACCGGCAGAACAGGCTGCGCCCGCACCACGCCCAGATGGACCCGCCCGGCCTGCAGCAGATCCAGTACGTCGCCATCTTCAGCAATCATCACCTCCAGCTCAATCTCCGGATAGCGGGCATCAAACTGCCTGAGCAGCTGTTCGTGGTGATCGGTCTGCCAGAAATCGGACATGGCAAAACTGAGGCGCGGCTCGACGCCCTGCGACAGCCGTATGGCCAGCGCATCCAGCCGTTCACTCGCCGACAGGATCTGCTGGATCTGCGGGACGACGCGGCGCCCCTGCTCGGTGAGTATCGGCTGACGCCCCGCGCGATCAAACAGCGCAAAGCCGAGATCGTCTTCCAGACTGGCGACCGCCGCGCTGATGGTGGACTGGCTTTTACCCAGCGCGCGTGCCGCAGCGGAGAAGGATCCGCTCGCCACGGTCTGCATAAACGCCTCAAGGGATTCCGGGGAGTAACGCATTTAATCCATCGCTTTTTCCGATAGGTAGTCATTTTATCTTACCATTCCGGCGTGTAAGAATGCGCCGCATTATGGAAGGAGAATGAATCATGCGTACCCGCTCACTGAAAGAACGTATCCTGCACGCTGTCTGTTTTGAAACCCTGGCAATTCTGACCGTGTCGCCGCTGGCGGCCTGGATGATGGATAAGCCCCTGTTTCAGATGGGATCGCTGGCGATCATACTCTCGACTGTCGCGATGCTCTGGAACATGATCTACAACAGCGGGTTTGATCGTCTCTATGCGCCAGGCCAGAAACGCGGAACGGGCGTGCGCATACTCCATGCGCTGGGATTTGAAGGCGGGTTTATCCTGATTGGCCTGCCGATTGCGGCCGCGATGCTGCATATCTCTCTGTGGCAGGCGCTGCTGGTGGAAATCGTCTTTTTCCTCTTCTTCCTGCCCTACACGATGCTCTACAACTGGGCCTGGGACAAACTGCGCGAGCGCTGGATCAGACGTCACCCCTGCCGGACGTCATAAAAACGGGAGGCGCAGGCGCCTCCCGGTGCGTTCAATGCGAGGCGGCCGTTTCATGTCCCCACGGCCAGATCCACGCCAGAATCATTTTTGGATAGTTACGTTTACGCGCTTTTTCCGCCGCTTCATCCCTGGCCCGGATCTGCTCCCCGGTCAGGTGCACGATCTGTCCCTTCGGCTGATAGTCGCTGGCTTTCACCGGCGAATGCGTCCTGATCCAGTCACGCAGGACCTGCGCATCGACGGCGCCGGTGTTGAGATAACCGGCATGATTGTCCAGTCGCGGATAGCCATCGCCGCCCGCCGCATTGAAGCTGTTTGTCGCCATGCGATAGTGCTGCGCGTCGTCGATCGGCTTACCGTTAATCGTGACGTTAGTGACCCCTTTTCCATCGGCAGTCAGACCGATGCCGGCAAACTGCGCATACCCACCGGAATCAGGCTGAATATTCGCGACCACCGCCAGATAGCGTTTAATTTCCGCACCGGTCAGGCTGACCGACACCACCTGATTACCAAACGGCTGAACCTGCAGCAGATCGCGCCAGTTCAGCTTGCCCGATTTCAGCGAGGTGCGGATGCCTCCGCCGCTCATCACCCCGAAATCGGCTTTGGTGTGCGCCATCTGCGCCCGCAGGATCAGCTGACCCAGACTGGTCTGCTGAAAGCGGACCTGCTCTTTCTCGCCGCTGAAGCTGCCATCGGCGCTGCCTACACTTTCGGTTAACTTCGCTTCGGCCCGTTTCTGGAACGGCATCAGCAGCTTCATCATGGCGGTATTCTTCGGGATCTCCTCCTGCCAGTTGAGCCAGGTTTCGCTGCCATCCGCATTCTTCACCGGATGCTTAAGGTTGACCGGCACCAGCTGATATGCCTCCAGCGACACCTCACCGTTGCGGAACGTGAAGTCGCCCCGCCCGACATATTTGCCCCACTTGTCGGCCTGCATGATCCAGATCCCGTTCTGCTTATCGGGCTGACACGGCTGGCCGGGCTGGTAATTTTTTACGCTGACGTTCTCTTTTTCCATGCAGACCGCGTCATGTGAATGCCCGCCGACGATCAGATTGATCGTGCCGGCCGGCAGGCTGCGCGCCAGGGTGACGTCATCGATGCCGTTGCTGCCGTGCTGGCCATCGTCATAGTGACCAAGATGGGTCAGTGCGACAATGACGTCCGGCTTCTCCGTCGCACGCAGTTCCTTCACCGCCTTCACCGCTTCGGCGACAGGATCGCGAAACTCCGTATCTTTGAGGCCTGCGGGATTGGCGAGTTTTGCCGTGTCCGGCGTGATCAGCCCGACGACCGCAATCTTCAGCCCGAGACGGTTGAAGACGGCCCACGGCTTAAACAGACGCTGGCCGCTGCTTTTCTGATAAACGTTGGCGGCCAGCAGCGGGAAGCGCGCCCACTTCTCCTGCTTGCGCAGAACCGCAATCGGCTTGTCGAACTCATGATTGCCCAGCGTCATGGCATCGTAGCCAATCAGGTTCATCGCGCGGAAATCGGGTTCGGCATCCAGTTCGTCCGATTCCGGTACGCCCGTATTCACATCACCGGCAGAGAGGATCAGGGCGCCCCCGCCTCTGGCCTGCACATCGTAGCGCATCGTATCCATCAGGGTTTTCTGCGCCGCCAGGCCATATTCGCCCTGCTCGTTGAACCAGAAATGTCCGTGCTCATCATTGGTGTGCAGCAGGCTGAAGCGATAGGTGCGATCGGCCTCGGCGGCCTGTGATAACAGCGGCATCAGGGCCATCAGTAACGCCGCGCCCGCCCCTGTCCATTTTGAAAACAACACTGTGATTCTCCTTAATAACCGTCTGGCCCGATTTTCTGCCTCTTTGCCCCACTGTGTCGCACATTCCCCCGGCGAACTCAAGGCCAACTCGCGTTTGCGCTGCTGGAGAGAGGCGGCTTTTCATCGCTGATCCGGTTTTTCTGCCTATCAGGGCGCCCGTCAGGCCCCGTTTCCGAACGCCGGTTTCTGTCGAGGTGGCAGCGGCGGAGTGATACGAATGATGCTAATCGGTTGTTTACACCAGCAAAACGGCGGCTGACAGACTTTATCCTCGCGGCAGACGCATTTTCCGCGTAAACCGATCCGCTGCCGGGTCTTTAACGGGGGTAAGTTTTGTTTATCCGGCCCGGTTTAAACCGTCAAATCGGCCAATATTGTGGATAATGCGCTAAAACGCCCTTCCGATTGCACATCTCCCTTTTTTTACGATTTTTTGCAGCTATTCCCGCAAATTACACAGCGAAAGAATAGATTTTGCATTAAACTCGTTTGTTACAAGCGGATACATTTGCATACAAGGAGACAGGCATGCATCACACCACACCGTTGATCACCACCATTGTCGGAGCTTTGGTTCTGGCATTTCTCCTTGGGATGCTGGCAAATCGCCTGCGCATTTCGCCTCTGGTCGGCTACCTGATCGCGGGCGTGCTGGCCGGCCCGTTTACCCCCGGCTTTGTCGCCGATACCAATCTGGCCCCTGAACTGGCCGAGCTGGGCGTTATTCTGCTGATGTTCGGCGTCGGTCTGCACTTCTCGATGAAAGATCTGATGTCGGTAAAGTCGATCGCCATTCCCGGTGCCATCGCACAGATTGCGGTCGCGACGCTGCTGGGAATGGGGCTGTCATGGACGCTGGGCTGGTCATGGATGACCGGGCTGGTGTTTGGTCTCTGTCTCTCCACCGCCAGTACCGTGGTGTTGCTGCGCGCGTTAGAGGAGCGGCAGCTGATCGATAGCCAGCGCGGGCAGATTGCGATTGGCTGGCTGATTGTTGAAGATCTGGTGATGGTGCTGACGCTGGTGCTGCTGCCGGCGATTGCCGGCATGCTGGAACAGGGCAACGCCAGCGCCGGCCTGCTGGCCTGGGACCTGCTGTGGACCATCGGGAAAGTCGCGGCCTTTATGGTGCTGATGATGGTGGTAGGACGCCGCGCCGTACCCTGGATCCTGGCCCGCAGCGCCGCCACCGGTTCGCGTGAGCTGTTTACGCTGGCGGTGTTAGCGCTGGCGCTGGGTATCGCCTTTGGCGCGGTCGAGTTCTTCGATGTCTCATTCGCGCTGGGCGCGTTCTTCGCCGGTATGGTGCTGAACGAGTCAGAGCTGAGCCAGCGCGCCGCGCGCGATACCCTGCCCCTGCGCGACGCCTTTGCCGTGCTCTTCTTCGTTTCGGTCGGCATGCTGTTCGACCCGGCGATCCTGGTGACGCAGCCGCTGGCCGTGCTGGGCGCGCTGGTGATTATCGTGGTCGGTAAGTCGGTCGCCGCCTGGCTGCTGGTGTCGCTGCTCGGCCACTCACGCCGTACCGCCCTGACTATCTCGGTCAGCCTGGCGCAGATTGGTGAGTTCGCCTTTATCCTGGCCGGTCTGGGTATCTCACTGGGCCTGCTGAGTGATGAGGGGCGCAACCTGGTGCTGGCCGCCGCCATCCTGTCGATCATGCTGAACCCGATCCTGTTTAGCCTGCTGGAGCGTTTCCTGACAAAAACCGAGAGCATGGAAGAGCAGACGCTGGAAGAGGCGATCGAAGAGGAGAAGCAGATCCCGGTCGATTTCTGCAATCATGCGGTGATCGTAGGCTATGGCCGGGTGGGCAGCCTGATTGGTCAGAAACTGCTGGAGGCGAATGTCCCGCTGGTGGTGGTGGAAAACTCCCGTACCCGGGTTGAAGCGCTGCGCGAACGGGGCATCCGGGCGGTGCTGGGTAATGCCGCCCGCGCGGAGACCATGGAGCTGGCACGGCTCGACTGCGCACGCTGGCTGCTGCTGACGATCCCGAATGGCTACGAAGCGGGTGAAGTGGTCACCGCCGCGCGGGAAAAACATCCTGATATCGAGATTATCGCCCGGGCTCATTATGATGACGAAGTGGAGTACATCATGGAACGCGGCGCGACCCGCGTCGTGATGGGCGAGCGTGAGATTGCCAGCAGTATGCTGCAGATCCTGCAGGATGAGATGACGCAGGGCGAGGATTTACAGCCCTGCGAGGTGGTGCGCTGATCCCTGTTCAGCAGAGCCTGGCTGGCTGCTGATGGTTTCCTGTGAGGCCCTTCTGCTGAGAAGGGCCTTTTTTATCGCCTTAAGGCCAGGCGCTACCGATCCCAGTAAGACTCTTCGAGGCTGTCTTCCCGCTCCGGCAGGCCGCGGGTTAAACGCGGCGAGTGCTGGTTCAGCACCTGATAGCTGACACGGTTAGCATACTTACAGACCTGCGCCAGCGACGAGTAGGTCAGGTAAGGCCGCGCATGTTTGCTGGAGTTAGGCACGTTGAGGCTATGATAGTTATTGGCGGTAATGTCATGCAGCAACGCTGCCAGCGCGCCATCGCCGGCGCCGTTGGTGTTCATGATCTTTTCCGGCCCGCCCATGTAAGGCGCGATATGCGAGAAGACGCGCAGCGGCTGCTGGCAATCCTGCTGGCGCATTACCCGGCTGAACTCATACTGGTTAAATTCCGCAATCGCACCCGGCAGCAGCGGATGATTGGTTTTGCGTTTGAACTCGTCTTCGGTGTAGCCCGCCATATAAAGACCGATTGGGCCTGCGGTGCAGAGCACCAGATCGACCCAGTCCAGCGCCATGTTGGACGCGAGCAGCGGATCGGCCTCGCCGGTCAGCGCCAGCGCCTCCTCTTCGTTCATCGCCACGATGCTGACGTGTTCACGCAGGAAGTCGCGCCAGAACTGAGGATTGTCAGCGATGACGTGCTTGGTGCCCAGCGTCAGGACGACCGGCACGTTGTGACGTTTGGCATACTCAATTGCCTTCAGCGTCGCCTGCGGCATCGGCTCCCCTTCGGCACAGCGCACCAGGTAAGAGGTCAGCACCAGCGCAGAGGCACCGGCAATCACCGCTTCCGGCACGTTATCCGGATGCAGCTGATTCATCTGGCCGGGACTGATCGCAAAGGTTCGCTCGCCATGTTCGCCAATCAGCGTAAAGCAGCGGCCAATCGCGCCGTCAACGCCCTGCAGATGGTTAAGATCGACCCGGCTGGAGGTGTTGCAGAGGTAGCGATAGGCGTAACCGCCGATCTGAATGTTGTTGCACATTACGCCCAGCAGCACCGAACGGTCATCGGCCAGCACTGAGAAGTTGTGCAGCGTGTTACCGATGGTGCCACCGGCAAACTGGTGCGTGATCAGCGCGTCGCGCATCAGCTCACTGTACAACGCTTCCGCGACATCATTTTCGATAACCAGCGAGTGCCCGGCGCTCAGGCCATAGCGGGCGAGAAAAGCGTCATCGACTCTGGCTTCAATATCGACCAGCGTCTGATCGATACCCACCACCCAGCTGCCTGCGTCAACGTCGTGCTGAATAGGCTGTAACAGGGGGTCGCGGGCGCTGACGGGAAAGTAATGTTTGGATTTGCGTTTGCCGGGAAATTTCATCGGGAGGTGCCGTCTGGATAACAGGCGGAGAATGATACCACACTCTCCGCCCTGGCTTTAACGGCGCGCGTTAACCAGTTGCACCATCATATCGATATGCGCCTCATCGGCGTTCAGCGCGGGGATATACTCAAATTTTTCGCCGCCAGCGTGCATAAAGATTTCACAGTTTTCACCGCTGATCTCTTCCAGCGTCTCCAGACAGTCTGAGGAGAAGCCCGGACTCATCACCTGCACATGCTTTATCCCTTTGCCCGGCAGACTCTCCATGGTTTTGTCGGTATAGGGCATCAGCCACGGCTCACGGCCAAAGCGCGACTGGAAAGTCATCATGTACTGATCGTCGCGCAGACCCAGGGCTTTGACCAGGGCCGCCGTCGTGTCGGCGCAGCGCTGCGGATAGTCGTCGCCTTCGTTGGCAAAGCGCTGTGGAATGCCGTGGAACGACAGAACCAGCAGGTCGGGCTGACCATGCTTTTCAAAAGATCGCTCTACCGTCGCTTTCAGCGCGGCGATATAGGCCGGATGTTCGGCGTAGTCACGAATGAACTGCACGTCGGGCAGCGAACGGTAACCTCTGAAGACGGTTGTCAGCCCATCCCATACGGCCGCCACGGTGGAGCAGGAGAACTGCGGATAGAGCGGCAGCACAATCAGGCGGGTGACGCCCTGCGCCATCAGCTTATCGACCGCGCTTTTCAGGCTCGGGTTGCCGTAGCTCATGCCCAGTTCGACGGGCATATCGACGCGCGCCGCCAGAGCATCGCGCTGACGCTGGCTGTAAACCAGCAGCGGTGAGCCGCCTTCCATCCAGACCGAGGCGTAGAGCTTCGAGACGCGCGGCGAGCGAAACGGCAGAATCACCGCATTGAGCACCGGCCACCAGAGCCAGCGCGGCGCATCGACCACGCGCGGATCGCTTAAAAACTGTTTGAGATAGCGTTTAACTGCAGGTGTGGTTGGGGCGTCTGGCGTACCTAAATTAACCAGTAACACGCCGGGCTTATCTTGCCTCATTTGAGTTCCTTGATGACTACGGAGATGCGTGAAAACAGGGAAATTGTAGCGGAATTAGTGGGAGGTAAAAGCAATTACTGCAAAAGGGGCCGGTAATCCCGGCCCCATCGCGCTTAGCCGAGGATCTTAGCCAGCTCGGCACTCACTTCGGTCACCTTACGGGTGCCGTCGATTTTGTGATAGGCGGTGTTGCCCGCTTCCGCTTCTTTGCTGTAGTAAGCAATCAGCGGCGCGGTCATCTGATGGTACTCCACCAGACGCTTGCGCACGGTCTCTTCCTGATCGTCTTTACGGGTGGTCAGCTCTTCGCCGGTCACGTCATCTTTGCCTTCCACTTTCGGTGGATTAAAGGTGACGTGATAGACGCGGCCGGATGGCGTGTGAACGCGACGGCCCACGATACGCTCAACGATCAGTTCATCCGGAACAGCGAATTCCAGCACGTGATCAACGGAGATCCCGGCTTCTTTCATTGCATCCGCCTGAGGAATGGTGCGTGGGAAACCGTCCAGCAGGAAACCATTTTTGCAGTCTTCCTGAGTGATACGCTCTTTGACCAGCGCAATCACCAGCTCATCGGTCACCAGTTTGCCAGCATCCATGATGGCTTTCGCCTGGTTGCCCAGCTCGCTGCCTGCTTTTACCGCTGCACGCAACATGTCGCCGGTGGAGATTTGCGGAATGCCATACTTCTCCATGATGAATTGGGCCTGAGTCCCCTTACCTGCGCCCGGAGCTCCGAGCAGAATAATACGCATTGCGTAAATCCCCTTGCGAATCGCATTGATCTATCTTCGAAGCGGAAGAACATACCATTATGACCCGCGCATCACAAGGAAGCGCGCGGATTGGGCCGGGCAATCTGGCGGGATTCAGCGTCCTGAACCGGGTCCGCCGGGTCTGCCCGCCGCTTTTTCAGATTTACCGCCTGCGCCGAGCAGGAACTGCAGCCGCCGGCTCAGCTGATGCGTCATATTCACACTTTTTTTGCCGCTGCCGCGCACGTTCGCATTGAGTTGCAGCCGGGAGTGCTGCGGCCATTTCACCACATCGTCAGCATCTGACAGCGTCGAAATCAGGGCGGCCGGTACGTTAAAGCTGGCAAACGGCAGGCCGGGCTGATGCGAGGAGCTGAGCGGCAGCGGGCCGGAGAGCGAGAGCGCATCGACGGTTGCGGCGTTGTAAGGCCGCCACTGCGGATCGCGGATGCGCTGCAGCGCCTGCCGGATTGCCGTCAGCGTCAGCCCCTGCTCAAACAGCCGCAGTTCGCTGCGCACCAGGGTGCTGAAGTCATAGGTGCGTAACGCCACCAGCACCAGATCGCTGCAGATCTCCGCGTGGCGATCCAGCCGGGTCACAAACAGATGCGCTTCCTCGATCAGCCTCTGATGCAGCACGCTGGCAAAGCTCTCGCTGGCCTCCGTCACACCCTGGTTCTGGCAGTCGCGCAGCGGACGCACCCGCCCGTTCGGCAGTTCGACGTGCGGCACCAGCATGATGCTGCCCGCAATCAGCGGCACCGCTGGCAGGGTAGTCAGTTCAGTTATCGGAAAACGCGAGGCGTAACGCTGCTGGTTGCGCGCCTGCTCCTGCCGCAGAAACAGCTGAGAAAGCAGAACTTTCGCCACATGCAGCGAAGGCGCAAAGAAGAGGTCAAACGGCTCCAGATTGTAGAAGCGGGAAAGCGCCAGCCGTAACCGATGGCGCGCCTCTGCTGACGTTTCAGAGGATAGAGGATCGTGTGCCATGGCTGTCTCGCTTTGGTAAGGGTGCGGCATGAGCGCTGGTTAAGCGAGGCGGAATATCCATGAAAAATCACAGATATAAGGCTGAGTCAACCCGCCAGAATTTGCCCTGTAGAGTAGGTCAATGCGGCTGGACTTTAAAATGATATAAACTGACAATCCCTGTTAGTTTTTTGCACAGGGGATCAGGATGAACGGTTTGCCGCCACTGAGGGCACTGCACTATTTTCACCAGGCGGCCTTACACTGCAGTTTTAGCGTGGCGGCTGTCCATCTGCATGTCACACACAGCGCCATCAGTCATCAGATCCGTCAGCTCGAGAGCTGGATGGGCAAACCGCTCTTTGTGCGCAGCAATGGCCGCGTCAGACTCACCGCCCACGGCGATCGGCTGCTGCTGAGCTGTCAGCAGGCCTTCAGCGAATTGCGCAGCAGCTGCGAACAGATCCGGACCGGGCTGCTTGAGCAGATTCGCATCTCCTGTCCCCCCAGCTTTTTATCGCAATGGCTGATCCCGCGTATCGCCACCTTTTATCAGCGCTATCCGGAGATCGACGTTCACTTTCAGCCGCTGGCAGAGGTGGCGCAGCTGCACAGCGAACATGTGGATGTGCTGATCCTGAGCCAGCGTGAGCCACCCGATGCCGACATTGACGCGACCCTGGTCAGCGAAGAGGAGATTGGCCCGCTCTGCGCCCCGCACTTTGCCTCGCAGCTGCGCGCGGGCAGCGATCTGGGGCGAATGCCCCTGCTGCATGCAGATACCCGGCGGCACGCCTGGTCGGAGTGGGCAGAAAGAACGGGAAGCCGTGGTCAGTTTGACGGCGGACAGCATTTTGAGACGCTGACGCTGGGTATTCAGGCTGCGCGAAGTGGTCTTGGGATCCTGATGGCACCGCGTCTGCTGGTACGCCGGGAGCTGGAGGAGGGAACGCTGCTGGCCCCGTTAGGGTTTGTGCGTGTGGAGCGCGCCACCTGGATGATGACAAAGCAGAACCGCCGTCACGACAGGGAGATCAGCCTGTTTCGCGCCTGGCTGCTGGATGCCGCGCAGCCATAAAAAAAGCCGGTGAATCTCACCGGCTTTTTCGCATCAGGCCGTCAGCAGCTGGTTCATGCGACGGATAAACTGGTTAGGATCGTCCAGGGTGCCGCGCTCAGCCAGCAGCGCCTGAT from Pantoea deleyi includes:
- the ushA gene encoding bifunctional UDP-sugar hydrolase/5'-nucleotidase UshA, with the protein product MALMPLLSQAAEADRTYRFSLLHTNDEHGHFWFNEQGEYGLAAQKTLMDTMRYDVQARGGGALILSAGDVNTGVPESDELDAEPDFRAMNLIGYDAMTLGNHEFDKPIAVLRKQEKWARFPLLAANVYQKSSGQRLFKPWAVFNRLGLKIAVVGLITPDTAKLANPAGLKDTEFRDPVAEAVKAVKELRATEKPDVIVALTHLGHYDDGQHGSNGIDDVTLARSLPAGTINLIVGGHSHDAVCMEKENVSVKNYQPGQPCQPDKQNGIWIMQADKWGKYVGRGDFTFRNGEVSLEAYQLVPVNLKHPVKNADGSETWLNWQEEIPKNTAMMKLLMPFQKRAEAKLTESVGSADGSFSGEKEQVRFQQTSLGQLILRAQMAHTKADFGVMSGGGIRTSLKSGKLNWRDLLQVQPFGNQVVSVSLTGAEIKRYLAVVANIQPDSGGYAQFAGIGLTADGKGVTNVTINGKPIDDAQHYRMATNSFNAAGGDGYPRLDNHAGYLNTGAVDAQVLRDWIRTHSPVKASDYQPKGQIVHLTGEQIRARDEAAEKARKRNYPKMILAWIWPWGHETAASH
- the ybaL gene encoding YbaL family putative K(+) efflux transporter — protein: MHHTTPLITTIVGALVLAFLLGMLANRLRISPLVGYLIAGVLAGPFTPGFVADTNLAPELAELGVILLMFGVGLHFSMKDLMSVKSIAIPGAIAQIAVATLLGMGLSWTLGWSWMTGLVFGLCLSTASTVVLLRALEERQLIDSQRGQIAIGWLIVEDLVMVLTLVLLPAIAGMLEQGNASAGLLAWDLLWTIGKVAAFMVLMMVVGRRAVPWILARSAATGSRELFTLAVLALALGIAFGAVEFFDVSFALGAFFAGMVLNESELSQRAARDTLPLRDAFAVLFFVSVGMLFDPAILVTQPLAVLGALVIIVVGKSVAAWLLVSLLGHSRRTALTISVSLAQIGEFAFILAGLGISLGLLSDEGRNLVLAAAILSIMLNPILFSLLERFLTKTESMEEQTLEEAIEEEKQIPVDFCNHAVIVGYGRVGSLIGQKLLEANVPLVVVENSRTRVEALRERGIRAVLGNAARAETMELARLDCARWLLLTIPNGYEAGEVVTAAREKHPDIEIIARAHYDDEVEYIMERGATRVVMGEREIASSMLQILQDEMTQGEDLQPCEVVR
- a CDS encoding inosine/guanosine kinase; this translates as MKFPGKRKSKHYFPVSARDPLLQPIQHDVDAGSWVVGIDQTLVDIEARVDDAFLARYGLSAGHSLVIENDVAEALYSELMRDALITHQFAGGTIGNTLHNFSVLADDRSVLLGVMCNNIQIGGYAYRYLCNTSSRVDLNHLQGVDGAIGRCFTLIGEHGERTFAISPGQMNQLHPDNVPEAVIAGASALVLTSYLVRCAEGEPMPQATLKAIEYAKRHNVPVVLTLGTKHVIADNPQFWRDFLREHVSIVAMNEEEALALTGEADPLLASNMALDWVDLVLCTAGPIGLYMAGYTEDEFKRKTNHPLLPGAIAEFNQYEFSRVMRQQDCQQPLRVFSHIAPYMGGPEKIMNTNGAGDGALAALLHDITANNYHSLNVPNSSKHARPYLTYSSLAQVCKYANRVSYQVLNQHSPRLTRGLPEREDSLEESYWDR
- the hemH gene encoding ferrochelatase is translated as MRQDKPGVLLVNLGTPDAPTTPAVKRYLKQFLSDPRVVDAPRWLWWPVLNAVILPFRSPRVSKLYASVWMEGGSPLLVYSQRQRDALAARVDMPVELGMSYGNPSLKSAVDKLMAQGVTRLIVLPLYPQFSCSTVAAVWDGLTTVFRGYRSLPDVQFIRDYAEHPAYIAALKATVERSFEKHGQPDLLVLSFHGIPQRFANEGDDYPQRCADTTAALVKALGLRDDQYMMTFQSRFGREPWLMPYTDKTMESLPGKGIKHVQVMSPGFSSDCLETLEEISGENCEIFMHAGGEKFEYIPALNADEAHIDMMVQLVNARR
- the adk gene encoding adenylate kinase; its protein translation is MRIILLGAPGAGKGTQAQFIMEKYGIPQISTGDMLRAAVKAGSELGNQAKAIMDAGKLVTDELVIALVKERITQEDCKNGFLLDGFPRTIPQADAMKEAGISVDHVLEFAVPDELIVERIVGRRVHTPSGRVYHVTFNPPKVEGKDDVTGEELTTRKDDQEETVRKRLVEYHQMTAPLIAYYSKEAEAGNTAYHKIDGTRKVTEVSAELAKILG